A window of Bacteroidota bacterium genomic DNA:
TCATGATGGATATTTAAAATCTATTTACAATCGTTGCAAAGAAGTTGGAGCCTTATTAGTTCTCGATGAAATACAAACAGGATTTGGCAGAACCGGCAATCTATTTGCATTTCAAGAATACGAGTTTACTCCTGACATTTTAGTACTGGCAAAAGGCATGGGGGGCGGAATGCCTATTGGGGCTTTTATTGCATCAAAAGAAATTATGAATTCCTTAACACACAATCCTGTATTAGGCCATATAACTACGTTTGGCGGCCATCCCGTTTCGTGTGCTGCTGCATTAGCAACATTGCAAACTATCTTAAACGAAAAAATTACAGATACTGTTTTAGAGAAATCAAACTATATTGTAAAAAACATAAAACCTTCTCCATTAATAAAATCAATACGTGCAAAAGGTTTACTGATAGGAATTGAGTTTGAAAGCGAGCAAATGAACTTTAAAGTAATCGAAAAATGTATTGCATCAGGACTTATAACCGATTGGTTTTTGTTTAATGCATCTACACTACGAATTGCACCACCATTGACTATCTCTCAATCAGAAATGGATGAGGCGTTGTTTATTTTGAATGAGTGTATACAAAATTGTAACGATTAAACCGTAAGAAGGTCTAAAACAACAAGGGCGCTAAGATTGTATCTTAGCGCCCTTGAAAATAAAATTGTTGTTGAATTATTCCTTTACAAATCGTTTAGAAATTATTTCATGTGCAGACGAAGCCTTTATTACATAAGCCCCTTTGCTTAATTGGGAAATATCAATGGTATTTGAATTGGTCAAACTACCTGTCATTACAGACTCTCCAAGCATATTCACAATTTGGTAGGTAGATAGTAACACATCTTTACTCTCTATAGTAAGTATATCTTTAGATGGATTAGGATACAATGACACCCTTGCATTCATTATATCATCCACGCTTAAAGAAGTACCTCCCAATTTTGCATCGAAATAACAATATGCTGAATGGCCACTCCATGTGCAAGCAGCAGCTTCTACTTTTATGGTCACATTCTGACCAATATAATTACTTAAATTAAAAGAATATATCTGCCAATTCTTGTATGAAACCGATTGCAAATTATAGGTAACCTGATTATAGCCAGTAGTGACATCCTTTAATTCTAGATAAGCCCCTTGCACTGTATCGTTGTTGGAATCTAAAACCGAAATGGTAATAAATTGAGCTTGGTCTAGCATATGCCAGCCAGCATCCAATATAGGTAGGTACGCCACTTGCAATACATGCTGACCAGAAGTAACATTAAACGTTTGCTTTAATATAGAAGCCTCATTAGAAGCGCAATAACGCCCAACTCGTGCTACATAATTCCCACCTAAAGGAGAGGTCGAACTTTGCATTATTATACTATCCGTATTTGCGCCTACATTCATCAAACCATGCCTGTATGAACTATCCAAATAACAAACCATATGTGGATGTTTATTGACAGGTCCCACAGGAGTTGCGTGAATACCATTAATTACACCATCAGCAGCAGGAAAACCTCCATTCCAGCCAATTTCAGTTGTCCAACCAGTATAATCTCCGGTTTCAAAATCGATGTTGGTAGCTGACTGTGCGGTAAGATTTACAGGAGTATTATCTGCTAAAACAACGGGAGCTTGTTTAATCAAGCCATTTGCTTTTTTCCACTCCCATTGTTTTTTGTTAATGTAGCCTTGGTAGTCAACCAGGGCAATCCCTTTTTGTTGGGCTTCTTGCAAAGCTGCTGCCTCATTAAATTCTAGACTGTTTTGTGCATTAGCGAAAATTGTTAACACAAGACTCGCGCTTAATAGTGTTTTTTTCATAGTAAAGTTTTTGGGCAAACCTAGCTACCAAAAAACGATAAGTCAAATAAATATTTTGCGCAAATTAGAAGTTGAGTGTCAAATAAAAAAGAATAACGTATTGATTGTCAACCTACAAAAGCAAGGCAATATCGAGTATTGGTTTAATACTCCACCAAGCAAACAAACTAGTAGTAATAGTTTGTTATTTACAAGATAGTTGTCAATGTATGAGGCTATAAACTATACAT
This region includes:
- a CDS encoding T9SS type A sorting domain-containing protein; this translates as MKKTLLSASLVLTIFANAQNSLEFNEAAALQEAQQKGIALVDYQGYINKKQWEWKKANGLIKQAPVVLADNTPVNLTAQSATNIDFETGDYTGWTTEIGWNGGFPAADGVINGIHATPVGPVNKHPHMVCYLDSSYRHGLMNVGANTDSIIMQSSTSPLGGNYVARVGRYCASNEASILKQTFNVTSGQHVLQVAYLPILDAGWHMLDQAQFITISVLDSNNDTVQGAYLELKDVTTGYNQVTYNLQSVSYKNWQIYSFNLSNYIGQNVTIKVEAAACTWSGHSAYCYFDAKLGGTSLSVDDIMNARVSLYPNPSKDILTIESKDVLLSTYQIVNMLGESVMTGSLTNSNTIDISQLSKGAYVIKASSAHEIISKRFVKE
- a CDS encoding aspartate aminotransferase family protein; the protein is MNNRELFYSHLAQTSPAPLALEIDKADGVYLYDTYGKKYIDFISGISVSNIGHRHPNVLKAVNAQLEKYMHLMVYGEYVQSPQVLLAKALADVLPQNLSSCYFVNSGAEAIEGAIKLAKRFTGRPEIISFTNSYHGSTTGALSIMGSETFKNSFRPLLPATRTLEYNNFDQLYFITEQTACVVIEPVQGEAGIIIPHDGYLKSIYNRCKEVGALLVLDEIQTGFGRTGNLFAFQEYEFTPDILVLAKGMGGGMPIGAFIASKEIMNSLTHNPVLGHITTFGGHPVSCAAALATLQTILNEKITDTVLEKSNYIVKNIKPSPLIKSIRAKGLLIGIEFESEQMNFKVIEKCIASGLITDWFLFNASTLRIAPPLTISQSEMDEALFILNECIQNCND